In a single window of the bacterium genome:
- a CDS encoding alpha/beta hydrolase, with protein MIRSDTMHMIAAEQVGRMPSAQAWFAGGERVGYDPGACAIVDAQGAPLHVFLRWEGDLAHAVSFLPGYPDGSFGWATVLPHLPSAAEMPKLFVEYVGMGDSDKPRDYAYSTAERTDLVETIWRDFGVRSTTLVAFDFSSLVVLEHLQRRFERSERAEPAGGPEIRGVFIFNGGLFADGHSHPWYTTPILRRLPNGARRGLGRSFTLFKMIAGVMWSKGYQVTDAEVRELYSAMDRHDGLFYLAAAAGFVADHKAQGDRLDLGRLFKAYRDQFPFLVGGSDEDPFEHRQVDLAQERLGKLGLQIERVPGGHLSTHEQPEALATLIAKFAHGLSTKESAMLLQGSATQDENGGHGGSNDLQRGKRGRVSLVPRARKGV; from the coding sequence ATGATCCGTTCCGATACGATGCACATGATAGCCGCCGAACAAGTCGGCAGGATGCCGTCTGCGCAAGCCTGGTTCGCGGGCGGTGAGCGCGTCGGCTATGACCCCGGGGCTTGTGCCATTGTTGATGCCCAAGGCGCGCCCCTCCACGTCTTCTTGAGGTGGGAGGGAGATCTCGCCCACGCTGTGTCCTTCCTGCCGGGATATCCGGATGGCTCGTTTGGATGGGCCACGGTTCTCCCCCATTTACCGAGCGCGGCCGAGATGCCGAAGCTTTTCGTCGAGTATGTCGGTATGGGCGACAGCGACAAGCCCAGGGATTATGCATATTCCACCGCGGAACGCACCGATCTCGTCGAAACGATCTGGCGGGATTTTGGTGTCCGATCGACGACGCTGGTCGCCTTCGACTTTTCCTCGCTTGTCGTCTTGGAACACCTGCAGCGCCGGTTTGAGCGCTCCGAGCGGGCCGAACCCGCGGGCGGCCCGGAAATACGCGGCGTGTTCATCTTCAATGGCGGGCTCTTCGCGGACGGGCACTCCCACCCCTGGTACACGACGCCGATCTTGCGCCGCCTCCCCAACGGGGCCCGCCGCGGTCTGGGGCGTTCCTTCACGCTGTTCAAGATGATTGCAGGGGTGATGTGGTCCAAAGGCTATCAGGTAACGGACGCCGAGGTCCGCGAGCTCTATAGCGCCATGGACCGCCACGATGGCCTATTCTACCTCGCCGCCGCAGCGGGCTTCGTGGCCGATCATAAAGCACAAGGCGACCGACTCGACCTCGGCCGCCTCTTCAAAGCGTATCGCGATCAGTTCCCGTTCCTGGTGGGGGGCAGCGACGAAGATCCGTTTGAACACCGGCAAGTCGACCTCGCGCAAGAACGGCTGGGCAAGCTCGGGCTCCAGATCGAGCGTGTGCCAGGCGGTCATCTCAGCACCCACGAGCAGCCGGAAGCCTTGGCTACACTGATCGCAAAATTCGCGCACGGACTTTCCACAAAGGAGTCGGCCATGCTGCTCCAGGGCAGCGCCACACAGGATGAAAACGGCGGTCATGGTGGAAGCAACGATCTGCAGCGGGGGAAGAGAGGTCGCGTCTCCCTGGTGCCGAGAGCCCGTAAAGGAGTCTGA